DNA from Dasypus novemcinctus isolate mDasNov1 chromosome 19, mDasNov1.1.hap2, whole genome shotgun sequence:
gagagaaaccccatgaatgtcacctGTGTGGGAAAGCATTTGCTCAATATTCTTCTCTTAAACAGCATGAGataattcacactggagagaaaccctatgaatgtcatttatgtgggaaagctttcagtcgaTATTCTAAACTTAAAGTTCATGGgaaaactcacactggagagaaaccgtATGAATGCCATcattgtgggaaagccttcattcactCCTCTGCCCTTAAAACACatgagagaattcatactggaaaGAAACCATATGAGTGCCATTTTTGTGGCAAAGCCTTCAGTCAATCCTCTGCCCTTAAAAtgcatgagagaactcacactggagagaaaccctataaatgccatcattgtgggaaagccttcattcaatcTTCTGCtcttaaaaaacatgagagaactcacactggaaagAAACCATATGAATGCCATTTTTGTGGCAAAGCCTTTGGTCAAACCTCTGCCCTCAAAAtgcatgagagaactcacactggagagaaaccctatgaatgccaccgttgtgggaaagccttcattgaatcctcttcccttaaaatacatgagagaactcacactggagagaaaccctatgaatgccaCCATTGTGGGAAAGCATTCATTCAATCCTCTGCccttaaaaaacatgagagaactcacactggagagaaaccgtATGAATGCCATCTTTGTGAGAAAGCCTTCAGTCACTCTTCTGCGCTTAAAATACATGAGAGaagtcacactggagagaaaccctatgaatgtcatttatgtgggaaagctttcagtcgaTATTCTAGACTTAAAGTTCATGGGAacactcacactggagagaagccccgTTAATGTCACCTTTGTGAGAAAGCattcttatgatattctttatcttaaacaacatgagagaactcacactggagagaaaccctatgaatgccatctttgtgggaaagcctgcATTCAATCCTCTGCCCTTAAAAAAcctgagagaactcacactggagagaaaccccattaATATTATCTAAGTGAGGAAGCCTTTCATCAATATTCTAATTTTAGATGATATGAGAGTTTTCACATTGCACATAAACCCTATATATGCCATCTGTGTGGAAAACCTTTCATTGTTCTTCCCTTAAGTGACCTGAGAGAAGTCATTTTgttgagaaagcccagaaatatCATCTAACTCAGAAAACCTTCATTGACTTCTCTAAAATAACATAAGAGGAATCACACTGGTATCTAACACCATGAATGCCATAATTTTGTGAAATCCTTTTTTCTTTGCTCTTCCACTTAACAGCCTGAAAGAACTCCCACTGTAGAGAAACCCCATCACTAGTAGTTCAGCCCTCCAGCAACAAGAGAGAATTCATTTTGGACAGAACCATAATGTCTTCtataatggaaaataatttttctaaccTTAGACAACATAAGATTATTCAAACTCAAAATTCCTGTGAGTGTGTACAATTTGAGAAAGGCTTTAGTCAATATTCTGACCTTAAGTGAATTGAAATAACTCATAAGGTAAACCTCTTGGATAGGAAAGGTACTTCAGCCatagatttaaaatttaaatataccaGTGAATTCACAGAGTGAAGAAaactatgtttgtaatctagactatacctggacatgattaagttgtGACTAGGCTTTGATCATGCCAAGTCATTAGGGTGTTGTGCTcccaacccttggtgggtggggactcagagataaaagatatggcaaaggacagagtgaagTGTTtcagtgttggagttttgatgttggagtttggttctgaagtcttaacctggagcccagggaagtaagcacacagaggaaagagagcaagccccaggaagaagggaaCCTTGAACCAAGaaaaaagcaagaccctgaaagggaggaactcaggaatcCTGAACCTTGCAGCCATTGGCAAcaatctttctccaacacatgaaaatagtttttggtgagggaaataatttatgctttatggcctggtacctgtaagtttctaccccaagtaattacctttataaaaaacaaccaagttCTGGTActatgcatcagcacccctttggctgaataatacaaaatttggtactGAATAGTAGGGAAGTGATTTCGCAATTACCAGAATCCTGGAATGGTTTtacaaatgggtaaggggtattttttggaggaattattagACCCTTGTATCAAAAGACCTACAGAACTTTAAAGAGAATGTTGACCACAGTATGGATGGTAAAGAaactttatgatgccttagaagtaaatgatgaaactattactgaaAACTGGAAGAAAGTTAATCCCTATTttaagttgcagagaatttagcaagattaacttctggtgttttattgaaggaaaattttgaaaatggtgaacctaggcatttagctgaagaactttcaaAAGGAAACCCTGAGAATGCATCTTGGCTTCTCTTTGCAGCTTTTAGCAAAATGCTACATGAGAGAGATATTCTGaagactgaactgtcaggcagaaagaaaacagaaactgattatGGGAATTCCAattctctggaaatcaagttcccagatgaaagtgtcccattggagtacttaattaaacttggaactGATAATTCAAGATTGAATAtgtagttatctaggaaagacttgtggaaagtcttactatctgatggcTTGGTACCTTGCTTCCTTCATaataaaccaacaaggttttaaGAGAGTTGtaagaacaaaaccactgtcagcctggaataaaaaaagacatggaaaggagagattgaagaagaaacatctttaaaaggaaaaccatggaacctgagatctggaattaagacttcaccttgggcAAAGAGAGTAACCCCACCCATTTGTACAGAGAAGATGAGTTTTCcctagcagttgaagagggtggatgttcccacccgatgttctgggagagttttgctgccccaggctacagagagggtggagcacattcccgaAAGATACGGCATTAGCACCCCACAGTTCTGAGGGGCATGGACCTGTCCACCAAAGGTTAGGGAAGCCCAGGTGGCcagctcattgctctgagagggttaagcctgtttgccaaaggctAGGGgtatgttgtcttcacatcatttTAATAGGGCTAAGACTAACCCAAtgtttgggtaaggtgtggcaatcaccccaacagtcTTGAAGGAAGAGTTGTGGAGCTTGGTTgacatccagatgcttgatgagggtggaaccaagaaaatggccatttggCAAGCTGGAGGAAAGGGTGGGTCTCCATAAGGCACCAAGCAGAAGAAACGATTATCTTAAGAATgtctctcagactgaaattgaatggaggatacCCTGCAAGTTTATTGAACTATAgagacccatgactcatgtttccctcccaattattccttattgtaatgaaaatatttaccctttgtccatttgtgaaatggaaacagatgaattgttttgtaagtttcagaggtctatagcctCTCTGCTATAGACAGAGAGGagtttgccccaagacaaactatttctttaaattgattgtgatttgatttagtacttgcattattactgatttaatgttttttcaaatattgtaatgtctttttgtaaTTCTGAGGGTGGagtataacagtttgatatgtttgtgaattcaaaaaatagatattggattatgtttgtactgtggtctgtacctgggcatgatttaaTTATGACTAGGGTTTtgttgggccatgtcattagggcattgaatccttACCCCTTGGTCTgtggtgactcacagataaaaggcattgcaaaggacaggtttgagggattttgatgttggagtttgatgctgaaatcttaatctggagccccaggaagtaaggacagagtaaagagaagcaggtcccaggaagaaaggaaacttgaactgAGAAAGAAGCACATCCTTGGAAGGGAgtaactcaggaagcctgaaccctcacagcagttgactgccatcttgcttcaacatgtgaaaatagactttggtgagggaagtaacttatactttatggcctggtatctgtgaggtcctaccccaaataaataccctgtttacaaaccaactaatttctggtattttgcatcagcacctctttgactaaTACACATGTCATCTAAGTAGCAAATCCTTTAGTAGGTGTTCCACATGAGTAAACtcataatgtaaatataatgtaATTGGAGAATCCTCATCTAACACTCCAACTCATGAACTCAATGTAAGAGTTTCCATAGCTGTATTCAGTGTAGCATTGCCTTAGTTATCATTTAATCCTTTCAATGAAATTAATGAACTCTGCAAGAGTGAAATTCTATGTCTCTGATCTGTGCACTATAATTCAATCAagccaggaagcggacttggcccagtggttagggcatccatctaccacatgggggggtctgtggttgaaaccccaggcctccttgacccatgtggagctagcccatgtgcagtgctgatgcatgcaaggtgtgccatgccatgcagggatgtcccccgcataggggagccccatgcacaaggagtgtactccttaaggagagccgcccagtgcaaaagaaagttcagtctgcccaggatgggaaacggactttggcccagtggttagggcgtccgtctaccatatgggaggtccgcggttcaaaccccgggcctccttgacccgtgtggagctggccatgcgcagtgctgatgcgcgcaaggagtgctgtgccacgcaagggtgtcccccatgtgggggagccccacgcgtaaggagtgcgcccatgaggaaagccgccaagcgtgaaaagaaagtgcagcctgcccaggaatggcgccgcccacacttccgtgccgctgacgacaacagaagcggacaaagaaacaagacgcagcaaatagacaccgagaacagacaaccaggggaggggggaaattaaataaataaataaatctttaaaaaaaaaaaaaaaaagaaagttcagtctgcccaggaatggcaccgcccacatggagagctgacacaagatgatgcaacaaagagaaacacagattcctgtgccgctgacaacaacagaagtggacaaagaagacgacgcagcaaatagacacagagaacagacaactggggtgggcagggtgggaggggagagaaataaatttttaaaaaataaaaaaataaaaattcagtcaAACCCAAACTCTGGTGTGCTAATGGAAACACAGTTTAAGAAAAACCACAAAGCCGTGGAATAAGGAGAAGACTTTATTGGGAAAATGAAATTTGAGGGGTTTCCATTAAATTCATGGTGAAGAATTTCTtcaatgaaaaatggaaaatcattTATATGGAGATTGGGTTGGTTGTGTGCATCAGTAATTACATTTCTATGTAAGTGTTATAGTCTGATGGATTTCAACAAATATTAGGGTATCTGAGGGCTGATTTTATATATCTCAGTGATGGAAATGTTACTGGTTTGAGgacagagaaaatgtgaagtCCGTGATTTTGGTGTCTTCTaagatatatgaatttatttctCTGGTTCCCTCTCTTGGGTCAGTGATTATCTGAAGGGTAGGAACAGATAAGGTCACTTTCTTCCTGGACTTAGAGGAAACAATATTTCACCTAAGTGACTagaatatttatcctttgttGTGAGAAGCATGCACACTCCAGTACATTGGGCCAAGCAGAAGTCCAGGTCATTCACTGTCTCTAATTTTTCAGGAGGAAGTATCAGTCAAAGTGCACTGCAATAATCACATTGTTAATAAATTATCTACTAGATTCCCAAGCCAGCTCGTCCAAGAAGCAATACTATTATGCTGGTTGACATTTGGAAATCATGTCCTTgacattaattatttaaaaattaatatctaGGGCATGCAAATATGGAAAACTTACACCTAATTTTATACATACTTTTAAAAGACTGCtgatatattaggcttcatttttgaagaaattttggaccacagtggGATTCAActctggcaggagaggaacatggatgtggggtattattgatgggggacacatctttgggagggagttctctagggcatatatatagggtatataaaaatatttgtatattcattggttattttcatagtggttgcaGTTacaatgacaactgagggagtgctaagttcctagccaggggagatctttcacattccccaaagaaacagcaacaattccccaagtgctagggcaaagaccagtgaaggaagatggtccaATAATTaactcttgatactgatgaatatgcttatgaacctgtgtgcctgaaatttgaaataggcctagagctgcagggtgcccaagactttcctcctgagagcctccatgttgcttaaatgtgaccactctctaagccaaactcaggatgtaaTTGTATTACCTTAGCCCCAGCATGgtacatgattcccagggatgagcctccctggtgccaagggattactaacaatCACTAGCTGGTAACacatctagaaaaagaccttgagtaaaaggggaaagggtagagacaattgagtttatatggataagacCTTTCATAAAAGAGtcaaggtcatcagaggggtcatgcttagcaggatctcagagacagccaaagtagatgtaACAACATGTActgttgctcctgagggctatgga
Protein-coding regions in this window:
- the LOC101442497 gene encoding zinc finger protein 596-like isoform X2, whose amino-acid sequence is MGSVRHITERAVQRSDAGKYQSPVLRSQVCKSNVLSQLEQEVCTEGIGFPQFQRPGRKGAFKTCEMVEMISNQPICMKDTSKTMSLRSHTQKNSFRSNYLQEDSSHASIVTKHTLIHMPKKPFFRKPLPTVFSGFSFNQHKHIHSKCKSHECQQITKSCLQPSDLIQYKGSHTGEKLHKCHVCGKTFSHSTALKYHGRSHTGEKPHECHLCGKAFAQYSSLKQHEIIHTGEKPYECHLCGKAFSRYSKLKVHGKTHTGEKPYECHHCGKAFIHSSALKTHERIHTGKKPYECHFCGKAFSQSSALKMHERTHTGEKPYKCHHCGKAFIQSSALKKHERTHTGKKPYECHFCGKAFGQTSALKMHERTHTGEKPYECHRCGKAFIESSSLKIHERTHTGEKPYECHHCGKAFIQSSALKKHERTHTGEKPYECHLCEKAFSHSSALKIHERSHTGEKPYECHLCGKAFSRYSRLKVHGNTHTGEKPR
- the LOC101442497 gene encoding zinc finger protein 596-like isoform X1, which codes for MQSQELVTFKDVAVHFTQEEWDLLDTSQRELFREVMQENINHLFSVGSQVCKSNVLSQLEQEVCTEGIGFPQFQRPGRKGAFKTCEMVEMISNQPICMKDTSKTMSLRSHTQKNSFRSNYLQEDSSHASIVTKHTLIHMPKKPFFRKPLPTVFSGFSFNQHKHIHSKCKSHECQQITKSCLQPSDLIQYKGSHTGEKLHKCHVCGKTFSHSTALKYHGRSHTGEKPHECHLCGKAFAQYSSLKQHEIIHTGEKPYECHLCGKAFSRYSKLKVHGKTHTGEKPYECHHCGKAFIHSSALKTHERIHTGKKPYECHFCGKAFSQSSALKMHERTHTGEKPYKCHHCGKAFIQSSALKKHERTHTGKKPYECHFCGKAFGQTSALKMHERTHTGEKPYECHRCGKAFIESSSLKIHERTHTGEKPYECHHCGKAFIQSSALKKHERTHTGEKPYECHLCEKAFSHSSALKIHERSHTGEKPYECHLCGKAFSRYSRLKVHGNTHTGEKPR